A genome region from Coffea arabica cultivar ET-39 chromosome 7e, Coffea Arabica ET-39 HiFi, whole genome shotgun sequence includes the following:
- the LOC113701865 gene encoding NADH dehydrogenase [ubiquinone] iron-sulfur protein 4, mitochondrial-like encodes MASSLLRLASRSRQAYPSFLTPLSRPFASDALVETKPGEIGMVSGIPEEHLRRRVLIYSPARTASQQGSGKVGKWKINFVSTQKWENPLMGWTSTGDPYANVGDSALCFDSEEAAIEFAQRHGWDYTVKKHHKPFLKPKAYADNFRWKGPPDTKN; translated from the exons ATGGCGAGCTCCCTTCTACGCCTCGCTAGCCGATCTCGTCAAGCCTATCCATCTTTCCTGACCCCACTGTCGAGACCATTCGCCTCAGACGCATTGGTGGAGACCAAACCTGGAGAAATCGGCATGGTCTCTGGCATCCCCGAAGAACATCTTCGCAGACGG GTTCTGATTTATTCACCAGCTCGAACTGCGAGTCAGCAAGGATCAGGAAAAGTTGGAAAATGGAAGATCAACTTCGTGTCTACTCAGAA ATGGGAAAATCCACTGATGGGTTGGACATCCACGGGGGATCCATATGCCAATGTAGGTGATTCTGCTTTGTGTTTTGATAGTGAAGAAGCTGCAATAGAATTTGCTCAAAGACATGGTTGGGATTACACG GTTAAGAAGCATCATAAACCATTTCTAAAG CCCAAGGCGTATGCAGACAACTTCAGATGGAAGGGCCCTCCAGACACAAAGAATTGA
- the LOC113701864 gene encoding probable amino-acid acetyltransferase NAGS1, chloroplastic isoform X1, which produces MAASSPSSCVPSLRNHHQQPQFYCHRPSIRNPRIWNVFSGKLSRFPSFVISSSKGGLINSGRKRNLIKCNVLEEESSGSSINAKKDESFVGFFREAWPYFLAHRGSTFVVLVSAEIIDRSDLDHILMDISLLHGLGIKFVLVPGTHVQIDKLLIERGREAKYVGRYRITDSDSLQAAIDAAGRIRIMIEAMLSPGPSLSAIRRHGDNSRFHDGVSVASGNFLAAKRRGVVEGTDYASTGEVKKIDVSRIRERLDQDCIVILSNLGYSSSGEVLNCNTYEVATACALALGAEKLICIINGPILDDNGHLIRFLTLQDADMLIRERAKQSETAANYVKAVGQDDLTGLGCNVSHGTSPSLNENGFSHKYSATFQNGVGFDNGNGLWSSEQGFAIGGQERLSRLNGYLSELAAAAFVCRGGVQRVHLLDGKIGGVLLKELFQRDGVGTMVASDLYEGTRMARKIDIPGIKQLIQPLEESGILIRRTEEELLEALDSLIVVEREGQIIASAALFPFFKEKCGEVAAITVSPDCRGQGQGDKLLDYIEKKASSLGLEILFLLTTRTADWFVRRGFSECSIEHIPQERRKKINLSRRSKYYMKKLLPDRSGIRLDGAFT; this is translated from the exons CGTTCCTTCTCTCAGAAACCATCATCAGCAGCCACAATTCTATTGTCACCGCCCAAGTATTAGAAACCCTCGAATTTGGAATGTTTTCTCGGGGAAGCTCAGTCGATTCCCATCCTTTGTTATCTCGTCTTCAAAGGGTGGTCTTATTAATTCCGGGAGAAAACGGAACTTGATCAAATGCAATGTTTTAGAGGAGGAAAGCAGCGGCAGTAGTATTAATGCTAAAAAAGACGAGTCGTTCGTCGGGTTTTTTCGGGAAGCCTGGCCTTATTTTTTAGCTCACAGAGGCAGCACATTCGTCGTTTTAGTTTCAGCTGAAATTATTGATCGCTCTGATTTGGATCATATTCTCATG GATATTTCGCTTCTTCATGGGCTGGGAATCAAATTTGTTCTGGTTCCAGGGACCCACGTGCAAATTGACAAGCTTTTGATTGAAAGAG GAAGAGAGGCCAAGTATGTTGGGCGCTACAGGATCACTGATTCCGATTCCCTCCAAGCAGCAATAGATGCTGCTGGCAGAATTCGTATCATGATTGAGGCAATGCTGTCTCCCGGACCTTCCTTGAGTGCTATTCGCCGACATGGAGATAATAGTCGTTTTCATGATGGTGTTAGTGTTGCAAGTGGTAACTTTCTCGCCGCAAAG agaagaggagttgttgAGGGCACTGACTATGCGTCAACCGGTGAAGTAAAGAAGATAGATGTTTCTCGCATTCGTGAGAGGCTTGATCAGGATTGTATAGTGATCTTAAGCAATCTCGGTTATTCCAGCTCTGGAGAAGTGCTAAATTGCAA CACATATGAAGTTGCAACTGCCTGTGCCTTAGCTCTTGGTGCAGAAAAACTTATCTGCATCATAAATGGGCCAATTCTGGATGACAACGGACATCTTATTCGCTTCTTGACCCTTCAGGATGCAGACATGCTGATTCGTGAACGCGCTAAACAAAGTGAGACAGCTGCAAATTATGTAAAAGCCGTTGGGCAAGACGACCTGACTGGTTTGGGATGTAATGTTTCACATGGAACATCACCTTCTTTAAACGAGAATGGTTTTAGCCATAAATATAGTGCAACATTTCAAAATGGTGTTGGCTTTGACAACGGCAATGGATTATGGTCTAGTGAACAAGGTTTTGCTATTGGAGGTCAAGAGAGGCTAAGCAGGCTAAATGGTTACCTTTCAGAATTAGCTGCTGCAGCTTTTGTTTGCAGA GGAGGAGTTCAGAGAGTTCATCTACTGGATGGCAAGATTGGTGGTGTTTTGCTCAAGGAGTTGTTTCAAAGAGATGGTGTAGGGACTATGGTGGCAAG TGATCTTTATGAAGGAACACGAATGGCGAGGAAGATAGATATCCCTGGTATAAAACAGTTAATACAGCCTTTAGAAGAATCTGGCATATTGATCAGGAGGACGGAGGAAGAG CTACTGGAAGCATTGGATTCCCTTATTGTTGTGGAAAGAGAAGGTCAAATAATTGCTAGCGCTGCTTTGTTTCCCTTTTTTAAAGAGAAGTGTGGGGAAGTTGCTGCAATTACTGTTTCTCCTGACTGTCGTGGTCAAGGACAGGGTGACAAATTACTTG ATTACATTGAGAAAAAGGCAtcttcccttggattagaaatACTTTTTCTACTAACAACTCGCACAGCAGATTG GTTTGTAAGGCGTGGCTTCTCTGAGTGTTCCATCGAACATATACCACAGGAGAGGCGGAAAAAGATCAACTTATCCCGCAGATCCAAGTATTATATGAAGAAGCTGCTACCTGACAGGAGTGGCATCCGTTTGGATGGTGCTTTTACTTGA
- the LOC113702255 gene encoding single myb histone 1, translating to MGAPKQKWTPEEEAALKAGIAKYGVGKWSTILKDPEFSAVLRSRSNVDLKDKWRNINVMANGWGSRQRGRPGYKIAQQTAKLEDITRDLSPVVTNVPELVDAEPLSVISVKEPNSSSKTPISRLDDLILEAIAKLKEPRGSNRAAISLYIEERYLTPPNFERLLAANLKLLTEKGRLIKVKHQYRIAPTSATIDLGIDPPPLLLEVVQKDSSNGEKKGTKVLTKAQIDAELERLRSMTAAEAAAAAAQAVAEAEAAIAEAEVAAREAEEAEAEAEAAQCFAEAALKALKCRTVLV from the exons ATGGGTGCCCCTAAGCAGAAGTGGACTCCAGAAGAAGAAGCAGCCCTTAAAGCTGGCATTGCAAAGTATGGTGTAGGCAAATGGAGTACAATTCTTAAAGATCCGGAGTTCAGTGCAGTCTTGCGCTCACGCTCAAATGTGGATCTTAAG GATAAATGGAGAAACATAAATGTGATGGCCAATGGGTGGGGCTCTCGGCAGAGAGGTAGGCCTGGATATAAAATTGCTCAGCAGACTGCCAAGCTTGAGGATATTACTAGGGACCTTAGCCCTGTGGTTACTAATGTTCCAGAACTTGTTGATGCTGAACCTCTTTCAGTAATCAGTGTAAAAGAGCCAAACTCCAGCTCCAAAACGCCAATTTCAAG GTTGGATGATCTTATATTGGAGGCTATTGCAAAGTTGAAGGAACCCCGTGGTTCTAACCGGGCTGCAATTTCTCTGTACATAGAG GAGCGTTACTTGACTCCTCCAAATTTTGAGAGACTGTTAGCTGCAAACTTGAAGCTTTTAACAGAAAAAGGGCGACTGATTAAG GTAAAGCATCAGTACAGGATTGCTCCAACTTCAGCCACTATTGATTTAGGGATAGACCCTCCTCCTTTGCTTTTGGAGGTAGTGCAAAAGGACTCTTCAAACGGAGAGAAGAAAGGAACCAAAGTTCTGACTAAAGCTCAGATTGATGCTGAACTGGAGAGGTTGAGGAGCATGACAGCAGCGGAGGCTGCTGCAGCTGCTGCACAAGCAGTTGCAGAAGCAGAAGCTGCAATAGCAGAGGCTGAGGTGGCTGCAAGGGAAGCTGAAGAGGCAGAAGCAGAGGCAGAAGCGGCACAGTGTTTTGCTGAAGCAGCATTGAAGGCATTGAAGTGTAGAACTGTTCTTGTCTG A